The sequence CATTAAGCTATTGGATTTTCTTGCGATTTCAATTCTGGAAATCCCACTGTTATGTGAACTTTTTTGCTTGGTTTCTGTTGAATGACAAATCGTTTTAATGAAGCCCTCTGTAAACATTATCTGGTTCAGAAGAGACCTGAGACTTTCTGATAATGCCGCTTTATACCATGCCTTGCGTGCAGGCATCCCGGTATTGCCCGTTTTTATTTTTGACCAAAATATTTTGGATCAGTTAGAAGATAAAAAAGACAAACGTGTGGCTTTTATTCACGGGGCTATTACTGAAATGCAGACTCAGTTGGTGAGAATGGGATCGAGCATGCAGGTATTTTACGGGAAGCCCATGGAGGTATTCGGGAAACTGTTTGAGCAGTATACTATCGGTGCTGTTTTTACCAATCATGATTACGAACCTTATGCCATAGAGCGGGATACTGCCATTGCTTCTTTACTTTCAGAAAAATCAATTGGGTTCAATACATTTAAAGACCAGGTGATTTTTGAAAAATCGGAAGTGACCAAAGACGATGGGAAACCATACACAGTTTTTACCCCCTACTCCCGAAAATGGAAAGCAAAACTGAATGCCTTTTATTTAAAGGCGTATCCCACAGAAAAATATTTCAAGCATTTTTTTCAGCAAGCTCCAGTGGCTATACCGAGTCTCAATTCTATGGGTTTTGAAGCAGTGGAAGCCGTATATCCTTCCAGGGAATTAAACCAGGAAATTGTAATGAAGTATAGTCAGAACAGAGACTTTCCTGCACTGGATAATGGAACATCTAAAATGGGGGTGCACCTACGCTTTGGTACCGTAAGTATTCGCAAAATTGCTACGTTAGCGGCAGGGTTGAACGAAACCTTTTTAAATGAATTAATCTGGAGAGATTTTTATCAGATGATACTATGGCATTTTCCTAAAGTGGGTAAAGGGCATGCATTTAAAGCTGAGTATGATAAAATAAAATGGCGCAATAACGAAGAAGAGTTTCAAAAGTGGTGTGAGGGAAAAACTGGCTATCCTATTGTGGATGCGGGCATGAGAGAGTTGAATACTACCGGATTTATGCACAATCGCGTTCGTATGATTGTTGCTTCTTTTTTAACCAAGCACTTATTAATAGACTGGCGTTGGGGGGAAGCATATTTCGCTTCCAAGTTGCTCGATTTTGATTTATCAGCAAACAATGGCGGATGGCAATGGGCAGCCAGCAGCGGTTGTGATGCGGCACCTTATTTCCGCGTTTTCAATCCTTACCTGCAAACCGAAAAGTTTGACAAGGAATTCAAATACATTAAAAAGTGGGTGCCGGAGTTTCAGGAGTTTACCTATCCCAAGCCGATTGTGATTCACGAAATTGCACGCAAGCGCGTTCTTGAAACTTATGCTGCTGCGTTGAAGCCTGCTTAAAAGGAATGCCTGACACAAAAATCTGCTCTGCAATCCCCTTTCAGGGTCTTAAATGAGCAGATTTTGTGTGTCCAGACATTCCATCATAAAATGCTTACTTCGCTGCAACATTTTTTGAAGTCTTAAATGTGAAGAATTTTTTTATATACACAGCCATTAGATTATACGGCATTCAACGCAGCAGATGTGCTTAAGCTTTTCTTTTCTATTTTAGCGTTTTAATTAATCGTTCATTATGAAATTGATATTTTTCGTTTTTGGTTTCTTTGCAGTTGTTGCTTCTCAAGCGCAACATGAAAATCATACTACTCCTGTAAGTTCTACCAATGCACAGGCTAAGAGTCCGCGCAAAACAGCTATGGCTCAAGTTGGAAAGAATCATGTACATATTGATTATGGCTCCCCTAGTGTACGTGGCAGAAATATATGGAATGGCTTGGTTGCTTACAATCAGGTGTGGGCTACTGGTGCACACAAAGCCACATGGATTGATTTCTCAACTGACGTAATGCTTGAGGGTAAAAAAATCTCGAAAGGGAAATATGGTTTTTTCACTATCCCTGGTAAAGACGAGTGGGTGCTTATATTGAGTAAAGACTGGGACATGCATTTAGCGGATGCATACAAGCCTGAAAATGACGCATTCAGAATTACAGTAAAGCCAACCATCAATAAGGATTTAACAGAAGCCTTAACTTATAAGGTTATTAAGAACTCTGATAAAGATGGTAGAATTGAAATGTCTTGGGAATACATCACTGTTGCATTGCAGTTTGAGAATCTTAAATAAGTTTTTTTGGGCGGAATAATTTTTTTCTTCGCTGCAATCCTTCTTCGAAGTATTAAATGCTCAGAAAAAAATTATTTCAGCCCAATCTTCAATCTAATACTGTCTTTTAAGATTAATCAATTGCCTCGCTGATGCGTTCTGGGCAGTTTTTTATTTCTCTGAAAATTAGCTGACATGCATATTGATGCCGATTAATTAGCTTTCAAATAATGTGTGAAGAAATGATTTGCTTAAATATATTTTTCGAGCATTTAAAATTCTGAAAGGGAATTGCCATGTAATAGTAGATGCTTCACGAGTAAATTTTCCTGACGAGCATTTAATACTTCGAAGAAGGATTGCCGCGAGGAGGGGAAATTTACTCATGAGGTTAATACGTTTACCGCAGCAAGCCCGTCTTCTCCAAGGTCAAGCGAATAATCATTCACATAAAGGTCAATATGCTGCCGCATTACATCCTCACTCATTTCCTGCGCATGAGCTACAACATAGTCTGATACAGCCGGATAATTACTAAATGCGAATTCAATACTTTTTTTAATTAAGCTATCTACTTTTTTTACCAGAGCGGCATCCAGCGTTTTCTTTGCAATAATTCCACCCAAAGGGATGGGCAATCGCTTGGTTTGTTCCCAGTAATTTCCCAGATCAATTATTTTTCTTAAGCCCTTTGACTCATAAGTGAATCTGTTTTCATGAATAATTACGCCCGCATCTACTTCTCCGTTTAATACGGCGTTTTCAATTTCATGAAATACTTTGAACACTTTCTTTTTTGCCTTTGGATATGCCAGACTGAACAACAAATGTGCGGTAGTGTTTTCACCGGGTATGGCAATGGTCATTTCATTAATGGCGTCAGGGCTGTAATCCAATAATTTAGCTGGTTTGGTAATTAACAATGGACCAACCCCTTTTCCTAATGCGCCTCCGCTGTTGAGTAATTGGTATTGCTCTCTCACTTTACTCCAGACCCCATAACTAATTTTTGAAAAATCCATTTTGCCTGCAATGGCCCATTCATTCAGGGTTTGCACATCTTCGAGGAATACTTCAAATATGATTCCCTCTGTGTCAATTTTCTGATTGACCAATGCATCAAATATAAAAGTATCGTTGGGGCAGGGTGAAAAGGCCAGTGTACATTTCATAGGTTATTTCAACTGATATAGTTTATCAACGTATTGCAGGAGTGTTTTGTTGAGTAGCTCAATGCTCTCTTTCATCAGCCATTTGCTCTTATCTCTTTCGCCCACATAATTGGATATGGCTCGGATTTGTATAAACGGGATGCCTGTTTCTCTACCAACATAGTGCAGGGCGGCACCCTCCATACTTTCTGTTACGGGGTTGTATTTTTTTTCGAGCTTTTTAATAAGGGTCTGATCAGTACTGATCTGGTTCACGGTTATCGCATCTACTTCTGGTAGTCCTAATAGGTTGTAGTTTTTTAACCAGGGGTTGGGGAGCTTTCTTTTTTCAAAAGGATGATAGCTGCTTTTCTCCAGCTTTAGATCGAATATATCTTTCCAATGTCCTTTTTCCATTACACCTGTATCACCCAATTGCTCATTGTTGATGACCACGATTTTTCCGGGTGCTGTTTTTTTGTGAAAACTTCCTGCGATTCCTGCTTGGATAATTAAATCGGGCCTTTCTTCTATGGCAAGTCGGGTTAAGGCTACCGCAGCGGCTAATAATCCCACCCCTGACTGATAAAATTGTACTTTAATGCGCTGACTTTTGCCAGTGTAGAGATCGTTGATCCCCACGAATGCCGGCATCCATTCTCCGGTGGTTGCTGCTGTAATTACAACTCTCATAAACGTAAAGTTGACGAAAAACACGCAACTTTCTTCATTTTTGTACCTTTGCAAAAATTTTGAGCGAATGGTGTACCTGACCAGACAAGAACATTTTAATGCAGCCCATAAATTATTCAATCCTGCCTGGAGCAAAGAACGCAATGAGCAGGTGTTCGGGGTATGTGCAAATGAGAACTGGCATGGGCATAATTATGACCTCTATGTTACTATTAAAGGTACACCTGACCCGGATACTGGCTTTTTATTTGACGTAAAAGCCCTGAGCAAGCTCATCAAAACCCATGTGATTGACCATCTGGATCATAAGAACCTGAATATGGACGTGCCTTTTATGGCAGGAAAAATGTGCAGTACAGAGAACTTGGCCATGGCTATCTGGGAGCAACTGGCCCCTCATTTGCCTGCTCCTGTACAGCTACACTGCATCAAACTCTATGAAACACCTCGTATTTACGTGGAATATTTCGGATAACTGTTAAACTGTCAGGGTGGTTTTGAGGCTGTTGTTTAATCATTTTGAATAATGTTTAAACAAATGTCTTGCTTCTGCGTTATTATATCGTATTTCTGCCTTTTACGGTTGATTTGGTTTATGGTACGTAATTGGATAGGTTTACAGAACAATTCGTTTGGACACTTGATCAGCACACTTCTGAAACAGTACCAAACTAATAAAAGTTCAGCGTAGCTCAAGAAGGATTTAATATGAACAACAACAGAATCACTGTCTTCCGTAAGGAACATTTTAATGCTGCCCACAGGTTGCATAATCCCACTTGGTCGGCCGAGCGGAACAAGGCAGTATTTGGTTTGTGCAATAACGAAAACTTTCACGGCCACAATTACGAATTGATTGTGATGGTGAGTGGGGAAATTGATGCAGAAACTGGTTACCTGATTGATCTTAAAATACTGAGCGACTTAATTAAAGATGAGGTGTTAAACCGATTCGATCATAAAAATTTAAACCTGGATACCCAGGAATTTAAAAACTTAAATCCAACAGCAGAAAATATTGCAGTGGTTATTTACCAATTGTTAAGAGCGAAGCTGGAAGAGAAATATACCTTAAAAATCAGATTGTATGAAACAGAACGAAATTTTGTCGAATATCCGACTGAATGGTGATAAAATCGTTTTTAACGATGATGACTTGATTGACGAGATGGGAGATAATCATGTGAGTACTTCTGTAGATACTCCTATGGTTCCAACTGCTTTTGAAAAAACAGATGCCGAGAAAATCGCTATCATTCAGGAGCATTTCAAAGTCATCATGGAAACCCTTGGATTGGATTTAACTGACGATAGTTTAAAAGGAACGCCTAAGCGTGTTGCTAAAATGTACGTGCAGGAAATTTTCAGCGGTTTAAATCCTGCCAATAAACCTGCTGTTGCTTTATTCGACAATAAATACAAGTACAATGAAATGCTTGTAGAAAAAAACATTTCTTTCTACAGCAACTGCGAACACCATTTTGTTCCCATCATTGGAAAGGCCCACCTCGCATATATCAGCAATGGTAAAGTAATTGGTTTAAGTAAATTGAACCGCCTGGTTGAATTCTTTGCCAAGCGTCCGCAAGTGCAGGAACGTTTAACTGTACAAATTGCCAAAGAATTGCAGAAAGAACTAGGCACGGAAGATGTAGCCGTTGTAATTGATGCCAAACACTTATGTGTTGCGAGCAGAGGTGTGGAAGATGATACTTCTTCTACCATTACTTCTTTCTACGGAGGTAAGTTCAAAGAAGATAAACGCAAAGAAGAATTCCTTCGTTATTTAGAATTGAAGACTGAGTTTTAAAAAATCGTTTACTTTGCCATAAATTTTTAATTCATGGCAAAGCACGCTTTTGTTTTCCCCGGTCAGGGAGCTCAGTTTTCTGGAATGGGAAAGAACCTGTATGATGCACATTCTTCTGTAAAAGATTTGTTTGAACAAGCCAATGAAATACTTGGTTTTCGAATTAGTGATATCATGTTCACTGGTTCCGATGAAGCCTTGAAGCAAACTAATATTACTCAACCTGCTATATTTATTCACTCTGTAGCTGCATTCAAAACCATTGAAGGGGCTAATCCTGATATGGTTGCAGGCCATTCTTTGGGAGAATTTTCTGCTTTGGTTGCTAATGGAGTTTTGTCTTTTGACAAAGCTTTGCAACTGGTTAGTATTCGTGCGCAGGCTATGCAGAAAGCCTGTGAAGCCAATCCTTCTACCATGGCAGCTGTTTTAAATTTGCCTGATGAAAAAGTAGAAGAAATTTGTGCTGCTGTTCAGGCTGAAACAGGAGAAGTGGTGGTTGCTGCCAATTACAACTGCCCGGGTCAGCTGGTCATCAGCGGTTCGATTACTGCCATCGATCTTGCTTGTATTAGAATGAAAGAAGCTGGCGCAAAACGCGCTTTGGTACTTCCTGTTGGAGGTGCATTCCATTCTCCATTAATGGAACCTGCTAAAGCGGAATTGGCAGCTGCTATTGAATCTGCTGTTTTTAATTCTCCATCTTGTCCTGTATATCAGAACACGGTTGCCAAAGCTGTTAGCGATCCTTTGGAAATCAAAAACAATTTGATTAACCAGTTAACTGGTGCTGTTAAATGGACACAGAGCGTTCAGGCAATGGTTGCTGATGGTGCTTCCAATTTTACTGAATGTGGTCCAGGTAAAGTTTTACAGGGATTGGTGGGCAAAATTGCTGGTGCAAGCGTTACTACAAGTGGCGTTAGCTAATGTAGGGCAACCCCAATTAATTCATCTTAAGTGCCTTGAGTACACCGTTGTCCCATACAGGTAAGACGGCTCTTGTTCCTGTTGTGTAGGAGGCGATTCCGAATGTATCGTCGTAATCCCATACTGCCCAGCCTATACCAAATTTATTCAGATAGGTTGTTACATCTGATAAATATGTGATAATGCTTTCTGGGGGAGCTACTTTTTTGTGGACGCCAAACTCATTACAGATTACATCTACTTTTTTCTGTACACTCCAGTTGTATACCAGCTGCATCACTTTATTAATGGAGTCTGCTGCATACTGCTGTCTGCCATACCATTCTATCTGGGCTTTTGCAGACGGGTTACTGGCATTGGCTGCTAATGTACTTACATTACTGGGGCTGGCCGGATAGGGTAAAAAACGCAATAAGGAATAAGGTCCGCTAATCCAGTCTGCTCCTTGGTGTGTGAAAGTAAATGGTTCGTAAAAATGAAAATTGTAAATAATTTTTTTCTGATTGATGATGGGCAGTTGTATTAACTCGCTCCAGCTGCCATAGTTTTCCGCAGTCACAATGATATAATGATTGGGAGCTGCTTCTCTGATAGAACCAACAATCTGTTCCTGAAATGGAGCCCACCAGTTTTTATCAATTCCAGATACCAGTCTTTCTGCTCCAATATTCGGTTCATTCCAAATTTCAAAAAAGAGTCTACTGGTATCATATGCTTTGAAATGATTGGCCAGGTTTTTCCAGAATTGTCTGAAGGATTGTCTTGCCAAAGGATCAATCGCTAGTCTTGCTTCAAAATTATCTCCATAAGGATGCATTTCAATGGTTACCGCAAGTCCGGCTGCCTGTATATTTTTTACTGCATTCTCTACATGAATCAAATTGGCTGTTTGAATTTCTTCAATTTTAGAACTACCACATAAAACAGAAGGCCCAATGGGAAGTCGCACATAGGTAAACCCTGCATCTTTTATTTGTTTGAAATGAGCACTGTTAAATCGGATGCTGAATTGAGAGGGGTCAGAATAATCATTGAACCAGTTAGACAAATTAATGCCTTTTGCCAGCTTATCCACTGCCGTTCCCTTGGGGCCGATCACCGGGTCTGGACTAGAGCCTGATTTGGTACAAGCAGTCAGCCAGATGGCGGTCATTAATAGTATGGTTGCAAAGTATTTATTCATTCTCCTTAATTGATGCTACAATTGATCCATTCCGGATCAAAGTTGGCATTGTATTTTTTGTAAAAATTGATGGCTGGTTCGTTCCATTCCAATACCTGCCATACCATTCCTTTGAAGCCCTTCTCTTTACACTCTTCTATTAAACGATCAAAGAGTAGCTTACCAATATGTTTGCCCCTCATTTTTTCTGTAACCAATATGTCTTCTAGGTACATTCTTTGGCCTTTCCAGGTACTGTATCTTATGTAATAGAGTGCAAAACCATGTATTTCGTTGCTTCCATCGGCTTTTGTTTGTTCCGCCACAAATGCCCACCATACAGGCTTTTCGCCGAATCCACTTTCAATAAAATGGTCCAGTGTTACTGTTACTTCATCTGGTGCTTTTTCGTAAAGGGCCAATTCCTTGATTAATTCAAGAATTCTAGCGCAGTCTTTTGCTTCGGCTCTTCTGATTTGAATACTCATAATTGGTTCAATGCTTGTTCAAAGTCGGCAATAATGTCTTCTATATTTTCAATACCCACACTCAATCGGATTAGGCCATCGGTGATATCGAATTGCAATCTTTCTTCTTTTGTTAATCCCATATGGCTCATGCTGGCCGGGTGTGATAAGAGCGTATCTGGTGTCCCAAATGAAATGGCTTTTACTGCCATTTGTAATGCGTCAATGAATTTTTTTCCTGCTTCTAATCCGCCCTTCAATTCAAAACTCATCAATGCACCTGCCTGCTTCATTTGTTTACGAGCAATTGCATAATCGGGGTGTGTAGGTAATCCACAAAAATTTACCTTGGCTACGGCAGGATGTTGTGCCAGAAAATTGGCTACCTGTACTGCATTGCTGCAGTGTCGCTCCATTCTTAACTCCAACGTTTTTAATCCGTTGGTTAGTAAAAATGCATCGAATGCATTGCTGTTGCCTCCCAGTAAAACATGCCATTTCCAGATAGGCCCATGCATCAATGCAAGGTCTTTGCCTATTAAAATTCCACCGATGGCGGTACCATGTCCATTCAGAAATTTAGTAGTGCTGTGCATTACAAAATCTGCTCCCCACTTAAAGGGTTGTTGTAAAAATGGCGTAGCTGCTGTGTTGTCTACAGATACTTTGATACCTTTTGATTTGGCCAGCTCACATACTTTCTGAATATCAATGCAACGCAGGGTTGGATTGGAAGGTGTTTCAATATGTATTAGCTGAATATTCGAATGTTTTTGTAGTGCTTCTTCAATTGCAGCTTCATCATTCAGATTAATTAGAATAGTATCTACTCCTGTATCTGCAAGTACTTTGTGTAATAGCTCGTGTGTGCCACCATACAATGCATGATGGGATAATACAGCATCCCCTTTTTTTAGTAAGCCTAAAAACAAAGTGGTTAGAGCTGCTTGTCCGCTGGAATGCAGCAATGCCTTTACCTGTAAGGGTTCACCGGCCTCATTTTTTAATCCGAAACTTTCCAGTGCTGCAATGGTTTCTTCTGCAACCGTAAAACTTGGATTGCCCCAACGGCTATAGATTTTTGTTTTATCTGTTCCTGCAAATCTTTCACTTCCTTCAGTTGCTGAATCAAAAGTGAAAGTTGAGCTGGCATGTATGGGCGTCAAATGCGCATGATTGGCATTGTTATGGCCAGATGCATGGATGGCAGTAGTACCAACTCCTTTGTATTTTTTATTCATTTGAATTTTTTTTTTAATACGCCCATTTGATCCAAGTTGCACCCCAGGTAAATCCACCCCCAAATGCAGCCAATACAATATTGTCACCTTTCTTCAATTGATTCTCCCAATCCCATAAACAAAGTGGGAGTGTAGCTGCAGTGGTGTTACCATATTTTTGAATATTGATCATCACTTTTTCTTTGGGTAGCCCCATTCTGTTTGCGGTTGCATCAATAATTCTGAGATTAGCCTGGTGTGGAACCAGCCATGCAATATCATCTGCAGTTAAATTATTTCTTTCCAGTAATTCTGCACTAACATCAGCCATTCCTTTCACGGCAAATTTGAATACGGCCTGCCCTTCCTGATAAGCATAGTGTTCTTTCGCCATAACTGTTTCTACCGATGCAGGCTTTAAGGAACCTCCCGCTTTCATGTGTA is a genomic window of Sediminibacterium sp. TEGAF015 containing:
- a CDS encoding cryptochrome/photolyase family protein, translated to MKPSVNIIWFRRDLRLSDNAALYHALRAGIPVLPVFIFDQNILDQLEDKKDKRVAFIHGAITEMQTQLVRMGSSMQVFYGKPMEVFGKLFEQYTIGAVFTNHDYEPYAIERDTAIASLLSEKSIGFNTFKDQVIFEKSEVTKDDGKPYTVFTPYSRKWKAKLNAFYLKAYPTEKYFKHFFQQAPVAIPSLNSMGFEAVEAVYPSRELNQEIVMKYSQNRDFPALDNGTSKMGVHLRFGTVSIRKIATLAAGLNETFLNELIWRDFYQMILWHFPKVGKGHAFKAEYDKIKWRNNEEEFQKWCEGKTGYPIVDAGMRELNTTGFMHNRVRMIVASFLTKHLLIDWRWGEAYFASKLLDFDLSANNGGWQWAASSGCDAAPYFRVFNPYLQTEKFDKEFKYIKKWVPEFQEFTYPKPIVIHEIARKRVLETYAAALKPA
- a CDS encoding DUF2911 domain-containing protein, with product MKLIFFVFGFFAVVASQAQHENHTTPVSSTNAQAKSPRKTAMAQVGKNHVHIDYGSPSVRGRNIWNGLVAYNQVWATGAHKATWIDFSTDVMLEGKKISKGKYGFFTIPGKDEWVLILSKDWDMHLADAYKPENDAFRITVKPTINKDLTEALTYKVIKNSDKDGRIEMSWEYITVALQFENLK
- a CDS encoding 1,4-dihydroxy-6-naphthoate synthase, translating into MKCTLAFSPCPNDTFIFDALVNQKIDTEGIIFEVFLEDVQTLNEWAIAGKMDFSKISYGVWSKVREQYQLLNSGGALGKGVGPLLITKPAKLLDYSPDAINEMTIAIPGENTTAHLLFSLAYPKAKKKVFKVFHEIENAVLNGEVDAGVIIHENRFTYESKGLRKIIDLGNYWEQTKRLPIPLGGIIAKKTLDAALVKKVDSLIKKSIEFAFSNYPAVSDYVVAHAQEMSEDVMRQHIDLYVNDYSLDLGEDGLAAVNVLTS
- the mqnB gene encoding futalosine hydrolase, which codes for MRVVITAATTGEWMPAFVGINDLYTGKSQRIKVQFYQSGVGLLAAAVALTRLAIEERPDLIIQAGIAGSFHKKTAPGKIVVINNEQLGDTGVMEKGHWKDIFDLKLEKSSYHPFEKRKLPNPWLKNYNLLGLPEVDAITVNQISTDQTLIKKLEKKYNPVTESMEGAALHYVGRETGIPFIQIRAISNYVGERDKSKWLMKESIELLNKTLLQYVDKLYQLK
- a CDS encoding 6-pyruvoyl trahydropterin synthase family protein; protein product: MVYLTRQEHFNAAHKLFNPAWSKERNEQVFGVCANENWHGHNYDLYVTIKGTPDPDTGFLFDVKALSKLIKTHVIDHLDHKNLNMDVPFMAGKMCSTENLAMAIWEQLAPHLPAPVQLHCIKLYETPRIYVEYFG
- a CDS encoding 6-pyruvoyl trahydropterin synthase family protein gives rise to the protein MNNNRITVFRKEHFNAAHRLHNPTWSAERNKAVFGLCNNENFHGHNYELIVMVSGEIDAETGYLIDLKILSDLIKDEVLNRFDHKNLNLDTQEFKNLNPTAENIAVVIYQLLRAKLEEKYTLKIRLYETERNFVEYPTEW
- the folE gene encoding GTP cyclohydrolase I FolE, giving the protein MKQNEILSNIRLNGDKIVFNDDDLIDEMGDNHVSTSVDTPMVPTAFEKTDAEKIAIIQEHFKVIMETLGLDLTDDSLKGTPKRVAKMYVQEIFSGLNPANKPAVALFDNKYKYNEMLVEKNISFYSNCEHHFVPIIGKAHLAYISNGKVIGLSKLNRLVEFFAKRPQVQERLTVQIAKELQKELGTEDVAVVIDAKHLCVASRGVEDDTSSTITSFYGGKFKEDKRKEEFLRYLELKTEF
- the fabD gene encoding ACP S-malonyltransferase yields the protein MAKHAFVFPGQGAQFSGMGKNLYDAHSSVKDLFEQANEILGFRISDIMFTGSDEALKQTNITQPAIFIHSVAAFKTIEGANPDMVAGHSLGEFSALVANGVLSFDKALQLVSIRAQAMQKACEANPSTMAAVLNLPDEKVEEICAAVQAETGEVVVAANYNCPGQLVISGSITAIDLACIRMKEAGAKRALVLPVGGAFHSPLMEPAKAELAAAIESAVFNSPSCPVYQNTVAKAVSDPLEIKNNLINQLTGAVKWTQSVQAMVADGASNFTECGPGKVLQGLVGKIAGASVTTSGVS
- a CDS encoding glycoside hydrolase family 5 protein translates to MNKYFATILLMTAIWLTACTKSGSSPDPVIGPKGTAVDKLAKGINLSNWFNDYSDPSQFSIRFNSAHFKQIKDAGFTYVRLPIGPSVLCGSSKIEEIQTANLIHVENAVKNIQAAGLAVTIEMHPYGDNFEARLAIDPLARQSFRQFWKNLANHFKAYDTSRLFFEIWNEPNIGAERLVSGIDKNWWAPFQEQIVGSIREAAPNHYIIVTAENYGSWSELIQLPIINQKKIIYNFHFYEPFTFTHQGADWISGPYSLLRFLPYPASPSNVSTLAANASNPSAKAQIEWYGRQQYAADSINKVMQLVYNWSVQKKVDVICNEFGVHKKVAPPESIITYLSDVTTYLNKFGIGWAVWDYDDTFGIASYTTGTRAVLPVWDNGVLKALKMN
- a CDS encoding GNAT family N-acetyltransferase; protein product: MSIQIRRAEAKDCARILELIKELALYEKAPDEVTVTLDHFIESGFGEKPVWWAFVAEQTKADGSNEIHGFALYYIRYSTWKGQRMYLEDILVTEKMRGKHIGKLLFDRLIEECKEKGFKGMVWQVLEWNEPAINFYKKYNANFDPEWINCSIN
- a CDS encoding trans-sulfuration enzyme family protein gives rise to the protein MNKKYKGVGTTAIHASGHNNANHAHLTPIHASSTFTFDSATEGSERFAGTDKTKIYSRWGNPSFTVAEETIAALESFGLKNEAGEPLQVKALLHSSGQAALTTLFLGLLKKGDAVLSHHALYGGTHELLHKVLADTGVDTILINLNDEAAIEEALQKHSNIQLIHIETPSNPTLRCIDIQKVCELAKSKGIKVSVDNTAATPFLQQPFKWGADFVMHSTTKFLNGHGTAIGGILIGKDLALMHGPIWKWHVLLGGNSNAFDAFLLTNGLKTLELRMERHCSNAVQVANFLAQHPAVAKVNFCGLPTHPDYAIARKQMKQAGALMSFELKGGLEAGKKFIDALQMAVKAISFGTPDTLLSHPASMSHMGLTKEERLQFDITDGLIRLSVGIENIEDIIADFEQALNQL